AAAAAGCGATCCGATATATTGCAACGATGCACAAAGCCTCCACAATTAAAGGCATCAGAGAAAAGAAGATTTCGCGAGCAGATTTTCTTTACATACGAGGTGGCTTCAAATGGAAAAAATGGAGATCAGATTGGCGGGGGAAGTGGTTGAGTTTATATTCGGTCCTTCTCACCGTCTTATGTTTGGTGATGAGGGGCAGCCTGGTCTTGAAGTTGGCCGCATCAGAAAAAATGGAAAAATTGTTGCCTTCATGTGTTACAGTTTGCCTCATCTCTATCATCGAATTCTCGACGGCCTTAAAGAAAAGCCGATCCCCGAAAAATTTTCTGTGGAAGCCGTTGACGAAGGCGACAAAGTTACGCCGATTTGCGACCGGCGCGTGAAAAACGCCACGCTTGCCGAAATTGTGCAATGGGTGTGGAAAAAATATTATGCGCATCTTGATGAGCCGGCAACAGCGCCAATGAGTGCGTGAAAAAAATTTGAGAACAAGCATTGGTGAACGTTTTTAAGATAAGGAGGCGATAAACTGATGGCCATTTCATAAGCGACTGCGGTCATGCAAGACCCTGACCCTTAGGGGCCGAGCCTTGGTGCGCAGCCACGGGCGTAGCTCATACAAGCGAAGCCCAAGATTTTTTGGCGAGAAAACCTTTTTTCATCATTTTCGATCCGGAGGAAGCTATGCGTCAGAACCAGCTTTCATGGATGACCGGCGGCGCGCAGGGCAGCGGTGTTGATTCTGCCGCCAACATCTTCGCCAAAGCCTGCACCTACGGAGGTCTCCATGTTTACGGAAAGCGGGAGTATTACTCCAACATCATCGGCGAGCACAGCTATTTCCAAGTTCGCGTCGCCGAAACAACCGTGCGCGCGCACGTCGACACGGTTGATCTGCTCGTCACCTTCGACGCCGAGACGGTGATCCGCCACGGCCACGAAGTCGCGCCGGGGGGCGCTATCATCTTCGATCCAACCTTGAGCAACACCCCCATCAACAAGCTTGAAAACCTCGAGCCGCAAGTCACCAAACCGCTGCTGGAGAAATTGCGGCACGAAGAATTGCCCGCCACCATGGCCGGCGCGCTCAAAATGGCCGAGCGCCGCGGCGTGAAAATGTTTCCGGCGGCTTATGACGACTTTGTGAATGCCCTCATCCAGGAACTGAATGTCGATAGCAGCCGCGCCAAGAAAACGCTGAACACACTGTCGGTGGCGGTTTCGCTCGGCATTCTGGAATATGATTTCGACATGCTGGCGCGCGCCCTCGAAGCGCAATTCAGGGGCAAGACCAAAGTCATCGCCACGAATATCAAAGCGGCGGAGAAGGCATACGATTTTGGCCGCAGCCAATTCGCCGCGCAGTTCGCTTGCAAATTGCGCAAAGTCAAAACCACCGAGCGCCGGCTTTATCTCACCGGCTACCAAGCCATTGCGCTGGGGAAACTCGCCGGCGGCTGCACGTTTCAAACGTATTATCCGATTACGCCGGCGAGCGATGAAAGCGTGTATCTCGAATCGCACGAAGTGTTCCCCTTGCGAAATGGCAGCGAGAATGGCCGCGCTAGCGAGACCGGTTCCATCGTCGTCGTGCAAACCGAAGATGAAATCGCCGCGCTCACGATGGCGATTGGCGCGGCCTTGGCCGGCGCACGCGCAGCAACAGCAACCTCTGGACCGGGTTTCTCGTTGATGGCCGAAGGCACGGGATGGGCCGGCATGAATGAAGTGCCAGTGGTGATCACGCTGTATTCGCGCGGCGGTCCGGCAACCGGTTTGCCGACGCGCCACGAGCAGGGCGATCTGCGTTTTGCCTTGCACGCCGCACACGGCGAGTTTCCGCGCCTGGTTTTGGCTTCGGGTGATATCGACGAGGCCTTTCATGACGCCGTCCACGCCTTCAATTATGCCGAGCAATATCAGACGCCCGTGGTTCACATCGTTGATAAAGCCCTCGCCAACTCCACGCAAACCGTGACGATGTTCGATCTCGACAAGCTTCGCCTCAAACGCGGAAAAATTTTGAGCGAGGCGGAATTGGCGAGCCTGCAAAACGGCGGGTACAAGCGTTTCGCCTTTGTCGAAGACGGCGTCTCACCGCGCTCGTTTCTCGGCTCCAAGCACGGCCTCTTTTGGAACACCGGCGACGAGCACGACGAAAGCGGCCACATCACCGAAGATCCGACCAATCGCGTGATGATGATGGACAAGCGCATGCGCAAATTGGAAACGGCGGCGCGCGAGATTCCGCTTCACGAGAAATTCAATTTCTTCGGTGACCCCGACGCCCCGGTGACCATCGTCAGTTGGGGCTCAACCAAGGGCGCGATTCTTGATGCGATGAACGTGTTGCAAGACCAGGGCATGGCGGTGAATTTCCTGCAAGCGCGGTTGATTCATCCGCTGCCGGCAGAGGAATTCACCGCTATTTTGCGCCGCGCTAAAACAACGATCGGCGTTGAGATGAATTATTTGGCGCAATTTGCCGGGGTCGTTCGCGAGCACACCGGTATCGCGCTGCAGCACCTGATCGTCAAATACAATGGCCGCCCGATCTCCCGCGACGAGATTGTCGAAAGCATCAAGAATATCGTCACGAAAAAAACGACTTCCAGAAAGGTGGTGTTGACTTATGGCGTTTGAACTTGCAACTTCTCCCGTTCAATATAAAGCTGCCGATTACAAAACCGAGGCGCACAACGACTGGTGCCCCGGCTGCGGCGACTTCGGCATCCTGAGCGCCGTGCAGTTGACGCTGGCGGATATGCAACTCGCCCCGCATCGCGTCGTCATTTTTTCCGGCATCGGCTGTTCGAGCAAGCTGCCGCATTTTGTCAATACGTATGGCATTCACACTTTGCACGGCCGCTCGCTGCCGTTTGCCGTCGGCGCCAAACTGGCGAATCCGGAATTGACCGTAATCGCTGCCGGTGGCGATGGCGACGGACTCGGCATCGGCGTCGGGCATTTTGTGAGCGCCGGCCGCCGCAATGTCGATTTCACTTACATTCTGTTCAACAACGGCGTCTATGGCTTGACCAAAGGCCAGGCCTCGCCAACACTGCGGCTCGGCATCAAAACCAAATCCCTGCCGCAACCGAATATCAACGAGGGCGTCAATCCGCTGCTGCTGGCGCTGGCAGCCGGCTTCACTTTTATTGCGCGCGGTTATGCTTACGACGTCAAGCATCTGCGCGAGCTGATCCGCCGGGGCATCGAGCACAACGGCTCAGCGTACATCGACGTGCTGCAACCGTGCCCGACGTACAATGACATCAACACCAAGGATTGGTACGGCGGCGATGACCGCAAGGATCCGCAAACCGGCATGGCGCTGCCGCGGGTTTACAAGCTCAATCAAAGCGGCTACGATCCGGTGATTGGCCCGAATAGTGATGACGCAGAAATTCAAGCCAAGCTCGGGCATTTCATCGAAAAAGCAATGGAATGGGGCGAGCGTGTGCCGGTGGGCGTGTTCTTGAAGAACGACACGGTGCCGAGCTACGACCGACGCATCGCCAAGCGCATCAAAAATTATTTCGACGCCGCCCCGGCCCGGCGCACCATCGCCGACGCCGAAGGCAAGCCGATGGCGGATTTGGCGGGTTTTTTTGAGGAACTGCGGGTAACATAGTTTTGTGGCGGTGAGGTTTCGATGAACAATAAAAGCCCCGTTT
The nucleotide sequence above comes from candidate division KSB1 bacterium. Encoded proteins:
- a CDS encoding 2-oxoacid:ferredoxin oxidoreductase subunit alpha, with the translated sequence MRQNQLSWMTGGAQGSGVDSAANIFAKACTYGGLHVYGKREYYSNIIGEHSYFQVRVAETTVRAHVDTVDLLVTFDAETVIRHGHEVAPGGAIIFDPTLSNTPINKLENLEPQVTKPLLEKLRHEELPATMAGALKMAERRGVKMFPAAYDDFVNALIQELNVDSSRAKKTLNTLSVAVSLGILEYDFDMLARALEAQFRGKTKVIATNIKAAEKAYDFGRSQFAAQFACKLRKVKTTERRLYLTGYQAIALGKLAGGCTFQTYYPITPASDESVYLESHEVFPLRNGSENGRASETGSIVVVQTEDEIAALTMAIGAALAGARAATATSGPGFSLMAEGTGWAGMNEVPVVITLYSRGGPATGLPTRHEQGDLRFALHAAHGEFPRLVLASGDIDEAFHDAVHAFNYAEQYQTPVVHIVDKALANSTQTVTMFDLDKLRLKRGKILSEAELASLQNGGYKRFAFVEDGVSPRSFLGSKHGLFWNTGDEHDESGHITEDPTNRVMMMDKRMRKLETAAREIPLHEKFNFFGDPDAPVTIVSWGSTKGAILDAMNVLQDQGMAVNFLQARLIHPLPAEEFTAILRRAKTTIGVEMNYLAQFAGVVREHTGIALQHLIVKYNGRPISRDEIVESIKNIVTKKTTSRKVVLTYGV
- a CDS encoding 2-oxoacid:ferredoxin oxidoreductase subunit beta; amino-acid sequence: MAFELATSPVQYKAADYKTEAHNDWCPGCGDFGILSAVQLTLADMQLAPHRVVIFSGIGCSSKLPHFVNTYGIHTLHGRSLPFAVGAKLANPELTVIAAGGDGDGLGIGVGHFVSAGRRNVDFTYILFNNGVYGLTKGQASPTLRLGIKTKSLPQPNINEGVNPLLLALAAGFTFIARGYAYDVKHLRELIRRGIEHNGSAYIDVLQPCPTYNDINTKDWYGGDDRKDPQTGMALPRVYKLNQSGYDPVIGPNSDDAEIQAKLGHFIEKAMEWGERVPVGVFLKNDTVPSYDRRIAKRIKNYFDAAPARRTIADAEGKPMADLAGFFEELRVT